A single window of Solanum dulcamara chromosome 5, daSolDulc1.2, whole genome shotgun sequence DNA harbors:
- the LOC129888923 gene encoding 2-oxoglutarate-dependent dioxygenase 19-like, giving the protein MSPIIQPAISVKTLSELPNLKSIPSNYVNSSIYPSDSPASEPHDYSDSIPTVDFSLLTSTDPHQRSEAINTLSKACQDWGFFMVVNHGIPENLMKDVIDGTEGFFNLREEEKKEFAGKNVLDPIRYGTSFNTSKEKTFFWRDYLKVFVHPQFHSPNKPQGYSDIMWEYCEKTRQVTKELLGGISQGLGLEECYLERTLEMKSGFQIFIANYYPCCPQPELALGLPPHSDHGLLTLIIQNQVGGLQVQHQGKWIHVNALPNSLFVNTGDHLEIFSNGKYKSNVHKVVVNKTSPRISVVVAHGPSLEAIVSPASQLVQNESNPPAYVPMKYKDYMEMQQSNQIHKKSILEQVKIQRN; this is encoded by the exons ATGTCTCCAATAATTCAACCAGCCATTAGTGTGAAAACACTTTCTGAATTACCAAATCTCAAATCTATCCCTTCAAATTATGTGAACTCTTCTATCTATCCATCTGATTCCCCTGCATCTGAGCCACATGATTATTCAGACTCCATCCCCACCGTTGATTTTTCCCTACTCACCTCCACTGATCCTCATCAACGGTCTGAAGCTATCAACACCCTCAGTAAAGCTTGCCAAGATTGGGGATTTTTCATG GTGGTGAACCATGGGATACCAGAAAATTTGATGAAGGATGTGATCGATGGGACTGAAGGATTTTTCAATTTAagagaggaagagaagaaagagtttGCAGGGAAAAATGTGTTGGATCCCATAAGGTATGGGACTAGCTTCAATACCTCTAAGGAAAAAACTTTCTTCTGGAGGGACTATCTTAAGGTCTTTGTGCATCCTCAATTTCACTCACCAAACAAACCCCAAGGATACAG tGATATTATGTGGGAGTATTGTGAGAAAACTCGACAAGTAACAAAAGAATTACTTGGAGGAATATCACAAGGTTTAGGACTTGAAGAATGTTATTTGGAAAGAACTCTAGAGATGAAGTCAGGATTTCAAATTTTCATTGCAAATTATTATCCATGTTGTCCTCAGCCAGAGCTAGCCCTTGGATTGCCACCCCATTCAGATCATGGTCTTTTAACTCTAATTATTCAAAACCAAGTTGGAGGATTACAAGTTCAACATCAAGGCAAATGGATTCATGTCAATGCACTTCCTAACTCCCTCTTTGTCAATACCGGCGACCATCTTGAG ATTTTTAGTAATGGGAAATACAAGAGCAATGTACACAAAGTAGTTGTGAACAAAACAAGTCCAAGAATATCAGTGGTTGTTGCTCATGGACCATCACTAGAAGCAATTGTAAGCCCTGCTTCCCAATTGGTACAAAATGAAAGTAACCCTCCAGCTTATGTTCCAATGAAGTACAAGGATTACATGGAGATGCAGCAGAGTAATCAAATTCACAAAAAATCCATTTTGGAACAAGTCAAAATTCAGAGGAActga
- the LOC129888925 gene encoding early nodulin-like protein 3, which yields MAVFSRNVFSSSSVVVVVVLLNLFFLSFTEARDHLVGGKTDSWKIPSSESDSLNRWAEKLRFLVGDSLVWKYDGKKDSVLEVSKRDYVTCNTSSPIAVHNDGDTKIVLEHSGAYYFISGAKGHCGQGQKLIVVTLSEKNMRRFADAPAPSPVEFDGPAIAPSSNAASLKASLVVAFGVLVGFWL from the exons ATGGCTGTTTTTTCAAGAAAtgtgttttcttcttcttcagtagtagtagtagttgttCTTTTGAACTTGTTCTTCTTGAGCTTCACTGAAGCAAGAGATCATTTGGTTGGTGGAAAAACTGATTCTTGGAAAATCCCATCATCAGAATCAGATTCCCTCAATCGTTGGGCTGAAAAATTGCGATTCCTTGTTGGAGATTCTCTTG TGTGGAAGTATGATGGGAAAAAAGACTCTGTTTTGGAAGTGAGCAAGAGGGACTATGTGACATGTAACACATCAAGTCCAATAGCAGTGCACAATGATGGGGACACAAAGATAGTGTTGGAACATTCAGGGGCATACTATTTCATAAGTGGAGCAAAAGGGCATTGTGGGCAAGGACAAAAGTTGATTGTGGTGACATTGTCTGAGAAGAACATGAGGAGATTCGCGGATGCACCAGCACCGTCTCCAGTAGAATTTGATGGTCCTGCTATAGCTCCTTCTAGCAATGCTGCTAGTTTGAAGGCTAGTTTGGTTGTGGCTTTTGGGGTTTTAGTGGGGTTTTGGCTTTGA
- the LOC129888924 gene encoding nucleoid-associated protein At4g30620, chloroplastic-like, with the protein MLDLFCSAYIMAISPSATLTAQFPNCHRPNDHKCPSSSALSFCKSNSSTLLIGPSSVSSRDGQKARRSFHVHGLFGSKKDNNSDDNSSKAGVLGNMQNLYETVKKAQMVVQVEAVRVQKELAAAEFDGYCEGELIKATLSGNQQPVRIEITDAAMDLGSEKLSLLVTEAYNDAHQKSVLAMKERMNNLAQSLGMPAGLEGMK; encoded by the exons atgcTTGATCTTTTTTGTTCAGCCTATATAATGGCGATTTCTCCAAGTGCTACCTTAACAGCACAATTCCCCAATTGTCACAGACCAAATGACCATAAATGCCCCTCCTCTTCTGCACTCTCTTTCT GTAAATCAAACTCAAGTACCCTACTTATTGGTCCTTCAAGTGTATCATCACGAGATGGACAGAAAGCTAGGAGATCCTTCCATGTTCATGGCTTGTTTGGTAGCAAAAAGGATAATAACAGTGATGATAATTCCTCAAAG GCTGGAGTACTTGGAAACATGCAAAATCTATATGAAACTGTAAAGAAGGCACAAATGGTTGTTCAAGTCGAGGCAGTACGCGTGCAGAAAGAACTTGCAGC TGCAGAGTTTGATGGCTATTGTGAAGGTGAACTTATAAAG GCAACACTTTCCGGTAATCAACAGCCAGTGCGCATTGAGATAACTGACGCTGCAATGGACTTGGGATCTGAA AAACTCTCACTTCTAGTAACAGAGGCATACAATGACGCGCACCAGAAAAGTGTACTG GCAATGAAGGAAAGAATGAACAATCTTGCTCAGAGCTTAGGGATGCCTGCAGGATTAGAAGGAATGAAGTGA
- the LOC129890383 gene encoding early nodulin-like protein 1 yields MAVFSRNVFSSSVVAVLFFLLLSFTDARDHLVGGKTDSWKIPSSESDSLNHWAEKSRFLIGDSVVWKYDGKKDSVLEVSKRDYVTCNTSSPIAVHNDGNTKIVLEHSGAYYFISGAKGHCEQGQKLIVVTLSEKNMRRFADAPAPSPVEFDGPAIAPSSNAVSLKASLVVAFGVLVGFWM; encoded by the exons ATGGCTGTTTTTTCAAGAAATGTGTTTTCTTCTTCAGTAGTGGCAGTTCTGTTTTTCCTTCTGTTGAGTTTCACTGACGCAAGAGACCATTTGGTTGGTGGAAAAACTGATTCTTGGAAAATCCCATCTTCCGAATCAGATTCCCTCAATCATTGGGCTGAAAAATCGCGATTTCTTATTGGAGATTCTGTTG TGTGGAAGTATGATGGGAAAAAAGACTCTGTTTTGGAAGTGAGCAAGAGGGACTATGTGACATGTAACACATCAAGTCCAATAGCAGTGCACAATGATGGGAACACAAAGATAGTGTTGGAACACTCAGGGGCATACTATTTCATAAGTGGAGCAAAAGGGCATTGTGAGCAAGGACAAAAATTGATTGTAGTGACATTGTCTGAGAAGAACATGAGGAGATTCGCGGATGCACCAGCACCATCTCCAGTAGAATTTGATGGTCCAGCTATAGCTCCTTCTAGCAATGCTGTTAGTTTGAAGGCTAGTTTGGTTGTTGCTTTTGGGGTTTTAGTGGGGTTTTGGATGTGA